The genomic segment ACGGTCGTTCCGGGCGTGAGCCCGAGGTCGCGCCACCGGCGGAGTCGCTCCGGGTTGTCGTCCTGGGCTTCGCGGATGACGACGCAATCGCCGGCGCGGAACTCGGACAACCGCTGGAGTTCGCGCTGGCGGAGTTCGCCGGTCGCGGTCGGGATCGGGTGGCCGTGGGGGTCTTCGAGGGGTTCGCCGAGGTGGGCGGCGATGGCCTGTTCGAGCCGGGGTGAAACGGCGTGTTCCAGCGCTTCGGCTTCCGCGTCCACCTCGCTCCAGTCGAGGCCGAGAACCTTGGTCAGAAATAACTCCAGCAGCCGGTGGCGGCGGATCACTCGGCGGGCTTCCGCGAGCCCCGCCGGGGTCAACTTCGCTCCCGTCCCCGGCGTGTACTCGATCCAGCCCGCCTCGGCGAGCCGCTTGAGCATCCCGGTCACGGAGGGAGCTTTGACCTCCATGTCGACTGCGATGTCCGCGGGGGAAACGACGCGATCCGCGCCGCCTAGGCCGTGAATCGCTTTGAGATAGTCCTGGACCGCCTGGGAGGGTTGGTCGCTCATGTCCGCGGTCCGATAGAGGGCGCGTGGGAATCGGTCGTGGCGTCTCATCTTACCCGCTGGCCCCGGACCGTCTCCCGCGTTTTTATCCGGCCTGGCTGCCGACAAGCTGGCTGCTCGTCCCGATCTGCGATGCCGAGATCCGCCCGAGAATGAAGTCCGCCGCCCGCTCGCAAGCCCCGGGAACGGCGACCGTCGTGCGAAGGGCATGGAGGCGTTCGACCAATCGCTCCCGGCTCTCCGGCTTCGTCAGCCAGCCGACGATATGGGCCGCGATTTCGGGCGAGGAATCCTTGGTGGTCAGGAACTCCGGGTAAACTTCCTCGTCGGCGACGAGGTTGACCAGGCTGATGTACTTGCACACA from the Fimbriiglobus ruber genome contains:
- a CDS encoding metal-dependent transcriptional regulator, whose translation is MSDQPSQAVQDYLKAIHGLGGADRVVSPADIAVDMEVKAPSVTGMLKRLAEAGWIEYTPGTGAKLTPAGLAEARRVIRRHRLLELFLTKVLGLDWSEVDAEAEALEHAVSPRLEQAIAAHLGEPLEDPHGHPIPTATGELRQRELQRLSEFRAGDCVVIREAQDDNPERLRRWRDLGLTPGTTVHIVGYEPLDDLFDVEVAGRLIKLGSEGLAGLRGEVVSTARG